CGCGGCCCTCGACACGTCACGCTTCCGGGTGCCCAGCGCGATGCCCTCGTTGTTCGGAGAGCTGGACTGACCTTTCGAATGGCATGTCCAGCGGCGTCAATTCCAGTCAAGCTCACGCCGCCACGGCCCTGAACGCGCAGAATGCGACCTATGAGTGACCCAGCGCACCGCCCGCAGACCATGGCGGAGAAAATCCTGTCGCAGCGCGGCGACCACGTGGTGTACGCCGGTGACCTCGCGGTGGTCGAGGTCGATCAGGTCATGGTCGTGGATTCCATCGCCCAGAGTTTCATCGAGCGCATGCAGCGCGATCTGGACGCCACCCCGAAGTTCCCGGAGCGCGTCAGCATCGTGATCGACCACGTCGCGCCCGCCAGCACCGTCAGCGTGGCCCAGGCCCAGAAGGAAGCGCGCGAATATGCGGCACAGACGGGCGTCCGCCTGTTCGACGTCGGGCGAGGCATCTGCCACCAGGTGCTGATGGAAGAGGGCCTCGCCCGGCCCGGCTGGATCGTGCTGGGCAGCGACAGCCACTCCACCACCTACGGCGCGGTGGCGGCCTTCGGCACCGGCATGGGCGCGACCGACATCGCCCTGGCCGCCGCGAGTGGCAAGACGTGGCTGAAGGTGCCCGAGAGCGTCAAGGTGACGTTCACGGGCACTCTGCGCCCCGATGTGGCCGCGAAAGACGTCGCGCTGGAGATGATCGGTCGCCTCGGCGCCGACGGAGCCACCTACCAGAGCATCGAGATGCACCCCGGTGACCGCTTCACGCGCGGCGAGCGCATGACCCTCGCCAACCTGTGCGTGGAGGCGGGCGCAAAGGCCGGTCTGGTCGTGCCCGGTGGCGAGATCCTCACGGAGTACGGCTACGACGTGCCCGAGTGGATCTACCCGGACGAGGGTGCCACCTACGTCCGGGCCATCGAGATCGACCTCTCCGCCCTGCACCCCCGGATGTCGGCCCCGAACGAGGTGGACAACGTCTACAACGTGGCCGAGTTGCGCGACCAGCTGCGGGACACGCCCGTGGATCAGGTGTTCATCGGAACCTGCACGAACGGGCGCATCGAGGACCTGCACGCGGCTGCTGACGTCCTGCGGGGGCAGCGGGTCGCGGCGGGGACGCGCCTGCTGGTCATTCCGGCCAGCAGCGAGGTCATGGAGCAGGCCATGGCCGACGGTACCCTCCTGACCCTCCAGCGGGCCGGGGCCGTGCTGGGCACGCCGGGGTGCGGGCCGTGCATGGGCCGCCACCAGGGCGTGCTCGCGCCCGGCGAGGTCTGTGTGAGCACCAGCAACCGCAACTTCATCGGCCGCATGGGTGACAAGGACGCGAAGATCTATCTGGCGAGCCCGGCGGTGGCGGCGGCCACGGCAGTGATGGGTCGCGTGGCGCTGCCCCAGGATGTGCCGGCCGTCGGGGTGGCGGCGTCGGCAGGAGGGCGCTGATGCCCAGAATCTGGAAGTTCGGCGATTCGGTCAACACCGACGACATCCTGCCTGGCAAGTTCGCGCCGTTCATGGCGGGTGAAGACGTGTTCCAGACCTTCGCGTTCCACTACATCCGTCCGGAGTTCGCCTCACAAGTGCGGCCAGGGGATGTCCTGATCGGTGGTCGGAACTGGGGCCTGGGCTCCAGCCGCGAGTACGCGCCGGTGGCCCTGAAGAAACTCCAGATCGGTGGGATCGTGGCCCCCACGTTCGCGCGCATCCATTACCGCAACCTGCTGAACCTGGGTATTCCGGCCTTTGAGTTCGACCTGACCGGGCTGCTGGATGATGGCGACGAAGTGTCGCTGGACGTGAACACTGGCGTGCTGACGTCTGCGGGCGGCACGGTGCAGTTGCCGCCTCCGCCGGAGTTTCTGCGCGAGGCCCTCGCCGAGGGAAGCATCCTGGCCTTCTTCAAGAAGCACGGCCGCTTTCCCGGCGAGCCCGCTCCCTGATGTGGCCCAGCCCCTAAACTGAGGGCATGGCGACGCTGGAAGTGGAATGCCCCGTGTGCTTCGAGGTGCTGGAGCTGAGCGAGGACGACCGGGCCGGGTTGCAGGTGGGCGACGTGATCGTCTGCGATTCCTGCAATGCCGAGATGGAAGTGACCCGCAACGGAGGCGGCGAGGACTTCGAACTGGAACTGATGGGGGTGCTGACCACCTGCCCGAACTGCGGGGAGGAGTTCGAGGTGACCGAGGAGATGGTGGCGGCGGCGCCGGTGGCCACGGGGGCCGATGGCGTGGAGGTGAGTATCGTGCCCTGCCCGCACTGTCAGGCCCGGATTGAGCTGGAGTTTGCGGCCGATGGTGAATCTGCTGTCTAGCTGATTTCACGCGATAAAGTTCAGAGCCGTTAACCTGTCAAACGCAAGGAGTAATCATGTCTGTCATTCAATTTGAAAACCCTGATACCGGCGCGACCATCGAACTGACCAACCCTGAACTCGGCGAACTCGTCATCGACGACGAGACGGGCGTGGAGTACGAGGTCGTGTCCGTCGATCCGCCCCGCCTGGAAGCCGCGCCCAACGAAGCGGAGGACTGGGGCGAGTAAGCCCCCGGCCTTCAGCGGTCAGCCCAGGGTTCTGCCCGGCTGACCGCTGATTGCTGAGGCATCGCCCCGGAGACCCGCATGGCCGACCTCGCTGTCCTGTACGACCGCATCCGCCCCGACGAAAAGATGCTCTTCGAGGCCCTCGACGACCTCGGCGTGCCCTACGACAAGGTGTACGTCCCGCAGCTGAAACTCACCTTCGATGACGCCGGTAAGGCGCAGGTGCCGTGGAAGGTCGCCATCGAACGCTGCGTCAGCCAGACGCGGGGACACGCCGTCACGCGCGCACTGGAAGGCTTCGGCGTCAAGGTCATCAACCCGGCCCACGTCATCGAACTGTGCGGTGACAAACTGGCCACGAACGCCGCCCTGCACGCGGCCGGGCTGCCTACCCCCCGCACCGGCGTCGCCTTCGACGGCGACGCGGCGCTGGAACTCATCGGGGACATGGGCTACCCGGTGGTGCTCAAGCCCACCGTGGGCTCGTGGGGCCGCATGGTCAGCCGCCTGAACGACCGCGCCGCCGCCGAGGCCATCATCGAGCACAAGGAGGTGCTGGGCGGCCCCGCGCACGGCATCTTCTACGTGCAGGCCCTGGTCGATAAGCCCCAGCGCGACATCCGCGCCTTCGTCGTCGGGGGCGAGTGCATCGGTGCCATCTACCGCACCTCCGAGCACTGGATCACGAACACCGCCCGGGGTGCGAAGGCCAGCAACTGCCCGGTCACGTCCGAAATCGCCGATCTCGCGCAGCGGTCGGCCGCCGCTGTGGACGGACAGATCGTCGCCATCGACCTCGTCGAGGATCCCCACGCGAGCAACGACTGGGGCGGGCTGCTCGTCATCGAGATCAACCACACCATGGAATTCAAGAATTCCGTGAGCACCACCGGTGTGAATATCCCCCGCCGCATGGGCGAGTACGCGATCACCCTGCTGGGTTGACCTGAGGATTGCACTTTCGGCGTGGCACCCTGACCCGTACACTGCACGCAGGCACATGCGCTGAGGAGGACAGGACGGTGGCCGGCGAGAACGACTCAGGGCACACAGGGCAGCCGGGCGACCGGGTCACCAGGCCGTC
The Deinococcus sp. KSM4-11 DNA segment above includes these coding regions:
- a CDS encoding homoaconitate hydratase family protein; translated protein: MSDPAHRPQTMAEKILSQRGDHVVYAGDLAVVEVDQVMVVDSIAQSFIERMQRDLDATPKFPERVSIVIDHVAPASTVSVAQAQKEAREYAAQTGVRLFDVGRGICHQVLMEEGLARPGWIVLGSDSHSTTYGAVAAFGTGMGATDIALAAASGKTWLKVPESVKVTFTGTLRPDVAAKDVALEMIGRLGADGATYQSIEMHPGDRFTRGERMTLANLCVEAGAKAGLVVPGGEILTEYGYDVPEWIYPDEGATYVRAIEIDLSALHPRMSAPNEVDNVYNVAELRDQLRDTPVDQVFIGTCTNGRIEDLHAAADVLRGQRVAAGTRLLVIPASSEVMEQAMADGTLLTLQRAGAVLGTPGCGPCMGRHQGVLAPGEVCVSTSNRNFIGRMGDKDAKIYLASPAVAAATAVMGRVALPQDVPAVGVAASAGGR
- a CDS encoding homoaconitate hydratase (catalyzes the formation of homoisocitrate from cis-homoaconitate) — its product is MPRIWKFGDSVNTDDILPGKFAPFMAGEDVFQTFAFHYIRPEFASQVRPGDVLIGGRNWGLGSSREYAPVALKKLQIGGIVAPTFARIHYRNLLNLGIPAFEFDLTGLLDDGDEVSLDVNTGVLTSAGGTVQLPPPPEFLREALAEGSILAFFKKHGRFPGEPAP
- the lysW gene encoding lysine biosynthesis protein LysW, with translation MSVIQFENPDTGATIELTNPELGELVIDDETGVEYEVVSVDPPRLEAAPNEAEDWGE
- the lysX gene encoding lysine biosynthesis protein LysX, with protein sequence MADLAVLYDRIRPDEKMLFEALDDLGVPYDKVYVPQLKLTFDDAGKAQVPWKVAIERCVSQTRGHAVTRALEGFGVKVINPAHVIELCGDKLATNAALHAAGLPTPRTGVAFDGDAALELIGDMGYPVVLKPTVGSWGRMVSRLNDRAAAEAIIEHKEVLGGPAHGIFYVQALVDKPQRDIRAFVVGGECIGAIYRTSEHWITNTARGAKASNCPVTSEIADLAQRSAAAVDGQIVAIDLVEDPHASNDWGGLLVIEINHTMEFKNSVSTTGVNIPRRMGEYAITLLG